A genomic segment from Candidatus Methylomirabilis tolerans encodes:
- a CDS encoding ribbon-helix-helix protein, CopG family: MASSVLPIRLDPVLKKRLTAKAKAEGRSVSEQIRYYALLAMIAEENPDLPLSMIQDILEGDEQAKQGLLEPYPWGVL, from the coding sequence ATGGCCAGTTCAGTGCTTCCGATCCGCTTAGACCCTGTACTGAAGAAACGCCTCACCGCCAAGGCCAAGGCTGAAGGGCGAAGTGTGTCGGAACAGATCCGCTACTACGCCCTTCTGGCCATGATCGCAGAGGAAAACCCGGATCTACCGCTCTCCATGATCCAGGACATCCTGGAGGGGGATGAACAGGCAAAGCAGGGACTCCTGGAACCGTATCCCTGGGGAGTGCTGTGA
- a CDS encoding type II toxin-antitoxin system RelE/ParE family toxin, which yields MVTPLFHRRKKKASRSLQKAIDTAVRTILADPLIGTPKVGVLKGVRVFKFMHQGLEYLVAYRLEMRKRQIPFLAVGPHENFYRDLQRRT from the coding sequence GTGGTCACGCCTCTCTTCCACCGACGGAAGAAAAAAGCCTCAAGGTCCTTGCAGAAGGCTATCGATACCGCAGTCCGGACGATCCTCGCTGATCCTCTGATCGGTACGCCGAAGGTCGGCGTGTTAAAAGGAGTGCGGGTTTTTAAGTTTATGCACCAGGGGCTAGAATACCTGGTAGCCTATCGACTGGAGATGCGAAAACGGCAGATCCCATTTCTGGCCGTTGGCCCTCATGAGAATTTCTACCGTGACCTCCAACGGAGAACCTAA